A segment of the Sphingomicrobium flavum genome:
CGGCAGCCGCCTTGACCGCGCGCTGATCGCGCGGCGTGAAGGCGCGCAGGGCGTGCTGGACGCGATTGCCCAATTGGCCCGCCACCGTATCGGGAATATCGATGGGGTTCTGGGTGATGAAGAAGACGGATACGCCCTTGGAGCGGATGAGGCGCACCACCTGTTCCACCTTGTCCATCAGCGCCTTGGGCGCGTCATCGAACAGCAGATGGGCTTCATCGAAGAAGAAAACGAGCTTGGGCTTGTCCGGATCACCTACCTCGGGGAGCGTTTCGAACAGTTCGGACAGGAGCCAGAGGAGGAAGGTAGCATAGAGGCGCGGCGACTGCATCAACTGATCGGCGGCAAGGATATTGATGATGCCCTTGCCGTCTTCGGACGTGCCGATGAAATCTTCCAGCTTGAGCGCGGGTTCGCCGAAGAACATGTCGCCGCCCTGGCTCCTGAGCTGAAGGAGGCTGCGCTGAATCGCACCGATCGAGGCGGTGGAGACATTGCCATATTCGAGCGTCAGCTCCTTACGCCGTTCGCCGACATGGGTGAGCATCGACTGGAGATCATCGAGGTCCAGCAGCAGCAGCCCTTCCTTGTCCGCGACATGGAAGGTGATGGTCAGCACGCCTTCCTGCGTATCGGTGAGCTCCATCAGCCGCGAGAGCAGCAGCGGCCCCATTTCCGAGACGGTGGTGCGCACGGGATGGCCCTGCTTGCCGAACAGGTCCCAGAACTGCACCGGGAACGCCTCATAGGCATAATCGTCATAGCCGATTTCCTTGGCCCGTTCGGTGAATGGCGTGTGCAATTTGTGGGTGACCGAGCCCGGCATGGCGAGGCCCGACAGGTCGCCCTTCACATCGGAGACGAAGCACGGAACGCCAACCTGGGAGAAGCCTTCGGCAATGCCCTGCAGGCTGATCGTCTTGCCGGTGCCGGTAGCGCCCGCGATCAGCCCGTGCCGGTTGGCCTTGTCGAGCCGCATATGTTGCGGCTGGCCATTGGCAGTGCCGAGAAAAATGCCTTCTTCCATAAAGCTTAGGCTCCCCATCCTGAGTGGATGGAGAGCCTAGGCAATGTGACGGCAAGGCCGCAAGCGATTAGTCGGTAATGCGGATCCCGATAAAGGCTGCGGGACTATTACCGCGCTTGATCAGCATCAGGACGCTGGAACGTCCCGCATCGCGCGCGGCCACAATGGTGGCTTCGAATTCTGCAGGGGTCGTCACTTCCTGACGGTTCACCGAGAGGATGATGTCACCGCGGCGCAGGCCCTTTTCAGCAGCATCGCTGCGCCGATCCACGCGGTTGATGATGACGCCCTGCACATCATCAGGCAGGCGAAGCGCATTTTTAATCCGCGGGGTGAGCGTTTCGACACCAAGGCCGATCTCGATCGTTTCGGCATTTTCCTCGTCCATCATGCCGCCGGTCTGATCGTCATCTTCAGTGCCAATCTGCTGGGCGAGTTCCTCGTCGCTCGGCCGTTCGCCGACGGTCAGCTGGATAGTCTGGCGGCGGCCATCACGGATAATGACGATGGGCACGCGTGCACCCGGCGTCAGCCGCGAGGAAATATAGGATACGGATTCGCGCGGCGTGATGGTCTGTCCGTTGATGGACAGGATCACGTCACCCTGGCGCAGGCCGGCCGCCTGCGCCGGCGTACCGGACTGGACTTCGCGCACCAGTTCCCCGTCTTCGCTGTCCATGCCGAGGCTGGCAGCGATATCTTCATCGATGGGCTGGAGCTGGACACCCAGATAGCCGCGCTGCGGGCGTTCGCCGCGGCGCAGCGCCTCGATGATCGGGCGGGCCTGGTCGGCGGGGATGGCAAGACCGATGCCGATATTGGCGCCGTTGGGCGAAATGAGCGCGCTGTTCACACCCACGACATTGCCGGCCATGTCGAACATGGGGCCGCCCGAATTGCCGCGATTGATCGAGGCATCGGTCTGGATGTAGCGATTGCGCCCGGTATTGCCGCTGGCATCCTGCGGGACGCCGCGCTGGATTGCCGAGACGATGCCGGCGGTGACGGTGCCGTCGAGACCCAGGGGATTGCCGATGGCGATGACCCAGTCACCAACACGGACATTCTCGCTATTGCCCCAATCGACATAAGGCAGGTTGGCGCCATCAATCTTGAGCAGCGCCAGATCGCTGTCGATATCGCGCCCCACGATGCGCGCCTGATATTCGGTGCGATCAGTCAGCGTCACGATCACTTCATCGACCGTACCGCGCGCTTCGGTGCGCGACTGGATGAGGTGATTGTTGGTGACGATATAGCCATCGGGCGAGATGATGAAGCCCGAGCCCAGCGAACCGGTTTCCTGCGTGCGCTCCTCCTCATCGCCTTCCTGCTGCTGCTGCGGCGCGCCGAAGCGGCGGAAGAAATCCTGGAAGGGATCGGACTGGCGGCGCACGGCGATGCGCTGGGTGGTCGAAATGTTGACGACGGCGGGGGAGAGACGTTCGGCGAGGTCGGCAAAGCTGGTCGGGGCGCCGGCGACCGGCACGATCTGGTTCGAATTGGCCGCATTGCTGCCCAGCGCATTGCCGGTGGTCATCGAAAAGGCCGTTCCTCCAAGGAGAAGCGCTCCAGCAATTCCATAGGCATAGCGCACGGGTCGAAACTCCTTCAGCATTCTCTTCCTCTCAATACAAAATCCGTGAGGGCGAGGCTATCGCCATGGCATGAACGGCATTTGAATGACGCCGTTCCTTCATCGAAGCCTCACGCCCGTTCGTCAGTTGCCGGTGAATTCCTTCAGATATTCATTGTCCGGCGACAGCACGATCGAGGTTTCGCCCTTATCCTTGGCTTCCACGCCCGGCGCCACAAAGGTGGTGCGGTAGGATTGCATGGCACGGTAGAAATCGTAGAAGTCCGCATCCTTGTTGAAGGCCGCAGCATAGGTCCGTGCGGCCTCGGCGTCGGCTTCGGCGCGGATGATGCGGGCCTGCTTGTCACCCTGGGCGCGGATGGCGCGCGCTTCCTGCTCACGCGCGGTGCGCATGCGGGTATAGGCCGATTGCAGCGGGGTGCCGTCGGGCAGGTCCGCTTTCTTGATGCGCACATCGACGATCTCGGCGCCATATTGGCGGGCGACGCGGTCGAGGCCGGCGCGGATATTCTCCATCACACCTTCGCGTTCGGGCGAGAGCAGGGAGGCGAAGGGCCGCTTGCCAAGCTCGTTACGAAGCTGCGAGCCGAGCACCGGCTCCAGCGCGCTTTCGAAGCTTTCGACATTGCCCGCCGCGACATAGAGGCGCAGCGGATCGACGATGCGATAGCGCGCGAACGCATCGACCTGGAGCCTGAGCTGGTCGGTCGAAAGGACCTGCTGCGGCACCATGTCGAGATCGCGCACGCGCTTGTCGATCATGACGAATTCCTCGACGAAGGGCAGCTTGACGGCCACGCCCGCGCCATCGTCGCCGAAATTATCTTCGGCACGGAATTTGTTGATGGTGGCCACCGGCGCGCCGAGGCGAACCTTGATGCCTTGCTGGGTCTCATCGACGAAGCGCACGCTGGTGAGCAAGGTCGCGAGGATGAAGAAGCCGAGGATCAGCACGATCATCGGATGACGGCGGAAAAGCGCGCTCATTGCTGGGCTCCTTCGCTCGGCGTCTGGCGGGCACGGCGATTGACCTCGGGCAAGGGCAGATAGGGCGTCACGCCCGGTGCCTCGATGACGGTCTTGTCGACGCCCTGCAGCACGCTTTCCATCGTCTCATAATAGATACGGCGCTTGGTCACCTGGGGGGCGCGGCGATATTCTTCGTAGACCTTGTCGAAGGCCTCCGCCTCACCCTGGGCCTGCGCAGTGACTTGCAGCGCATAGGCGCGAGCCTGGTTGATATAGCTTTGCGCATCCTGCTGCGCTGCGGTGACTTCCTTGAAGGCGTCGTTGACCTCGGCGGGGGGATCGGCCTGCTTGATGGCGACGCCCTGGATACGCACGCCGGCTTCATAGCCGTCGAGCGTTTCCTGCATCACCAGCTGGACCGCGGATTCGATCTCGCTACGGCCATCGCCGATTGCGTCCTGCAGGCTCGACTGGGCGATGACCTGGCGCATCGCGCTTTCGGCGACCTGGCGGATGGTTTCTTCCTGGTTGGCGATTTCAAATTCGAACTGTTCGGGATCGCGGATATTCCAGCGCACCTGATATTCGATATCGATGATATTCTCATCGCCCGTCAGCATCTGGGTTTCGTCCTCGCCGGCGCCCAGATTGATCTCGTGGATTTCCTCCACATTGACCTTGGTCACCGAAGCGAAAGGCGCGGGCAGCGTGAATTGCAGGCCGGGCATCAAGGTATTCTGGTAGCGGCCCATCTGCACCACCACGCCGCGTTCGGCCGGTGCGATGCGGTGAGTGGAAGTGAAGCCGATCCACAACAGCGCCAGGATGACGAAGCCCCACAGGAAGACATTGCCGTTGGGAAGATCGGGCAGCTGTGCACCGCCGCCGCCCTTGCCGCCGCCCCCGAAACGGCCACGGTTCTTGTTGAGCCAGTCATCGAGCGATGAGACGTTGGAGGGCCTGCCGCCCGGCTGTGGCTGGCCCTTCCACGGCCCCTTGGCAGGCTCGTCGCCCTTGCCGCCGTCATTGCCACCGCCCTTGGGACCACTGCCCCACGGACCCTTATTGTCGCTGAAAAGGCCCCATTTCTGGCCCCAGGAGAAAATGCTCATGCATTCTTTATAGGGAGCCTCCGCGCAAAAAGAAGTGGCGTTCATCGAATTCGTCCCTATCTCCGCCCTCATGAACGACGAGACCGCACCGCTTCACTTGCTCGACAGCCATCCCGACGGCGGGCGCATCCGTTCGCGCCGCTTCAAGGATGGTGCCGCGATGCTGGTGGTGGAAGCGAGCGGGCTGGACGCCGAAGGGCGCGAGGCGCTGGAGGCAAGGCTGCGCGAGGCGGCGCTTGCCATCCCCGAAGTCAATAGCGTGCAGGTGGCGATGAGCGTCTCCAAGCCGCAGCGCACGCTGATCGCGATCGGCTCGGGCAAGGGCGGCGTGGGCAAATCGACGCTGACCGCCAATCTGGCCGTGGCGATGGCGCGGATGGGCCGGAAGGTCGGCGTGATCGATGCCGACATCTATGGCCCGTCGCAGCCGACATTGCTGGGCGCGAAGGACAAGCCCAAGGCCAGGGACAAGCAGTTGATCCCGGTCGAGGCGCAGGGGTTGAAGCTCCTTTCGGTCGGGCAGTTGGTCGCCGAAGGCCAGGCACTGGCCTGGCGCGGGCCGATGGCGGCGGGGGCGCTGAACCAGTTGGTTGAGGGCGACTGGGGGGATTGCGAAATCCTGCTGATTGACCTGCCGCCCGGAACGGGAGACGTCCAATTGTCGCTGGTCCAGAAAGCGCGGCCCGATGGGGCGGTCATCGTATCCACCCCGCAGGACCTGTCGCTGATCGATGCGACCCGCGCGATCGACCTGTTCGGAAAGACTGGTGTGCCGGTCATCGGCCTGATTGAAAATATGGCGGGTTACCAATGCCCGCATTGCGGCGAGGAAAGCGATCCCTTTGGATCGGGCGGGGCGGAGGCTTCGGCCAAATCGCTGGACGTGCCCTTCCTCGGGCGGCTGCCGCTCAGCCTGGCGCTGCGCGAGGCGTCCGATGCGGGCATGCCGCCAGCGGCGGGTGACGGGCCGGCGGCCGAGGCCTTTGCCGAGCTCGCCAAGGCGGTGCTGGCCGGGTTGGAGAAAGCAGGAGCCTAGCGCGTTGGTGCGGCAAAGGAGACTGCCATGCCGCTGACCAGCGATGACGAGATTGCCGACCTGCTGAAGGAAACCCGCACCATCGCGATGGTGGGCGCGTCCGACAATCCGGCGCGCGCAGCCTATGGCGTTATGCACTACCTCCAAGAACGCGGCTATCGCGTGCTGCCGGTCAATCCGCGCATCACGGGCGAGCATGTGCATGGCGAATATGTCTGGCGCGAGCTCGACCAGATCGGCGTGCCGATCGACATGGTCGATTGCTTCGTCAATTCCTCGCGCGTCGGCGAAGTGGTGGACCAGGCCATTGCGGCGGGCGCCAAATCGATCTGGATGCAGCTTGGCGTTATCGACGAGGCGGCGGCCGAGCGGGCCGAAGCGGCGGGCCTCAAGGTGGTGATGGATCGATGCCCCAAGATCGAAATCCCGCGCCTCTCCATTCCCAAAATCGAAGACTAGGCGCTGCCCACCGTCATTTCGGGGATGAGGATGGTCGGTGCGTCGATCCCGCGGCAAAATTCGAGATCGCTGCCGGGCTCGAGGCTTGCGAACATCTGAATGAGGTTGGAAGCGACGGTGATTTCGCTGACCGGGTGGATGATCTCGCC
Coding sequences within it:
- a CDS encoding DUF853 domain-containing protein gives rise to the protein MEEGIFLGTANGQPQHMRLDKANRHGLIAGATGTGKTISLQGIAEGFSQVGVPCFVSDVKGDLSGLAMPGSVTHKLHTPFTERAKEIGYDDYAYEAFPVQFWDLFGKQGHPVRTTVSEMGPLLLSRLMELTDTQEGVLTITFHVADKEGLLLLDLDDLQSMLTHVGERRKELTLEYGNVSTASIGAIQRSLLQLRSQGGDMFFGEPALKLEDFIGTSEDGKGIINILAADQLMQSPRLYATFLLWLLSELFETLPEVGDPDKPKLVFFFDEAHLLFDDAPKALMDKVEQVVRLIRSKGVSVFFITQNPIDIPDTVAGQLGNRVQHALRAFTPRDQRAVKAAAETFRVNPPVDVGTAITELRVGEALVSTLDRKGAPIPVERVLMKPPRARAGPLTAEERKVMMASDEVGSKYDQLLDRVSAEEVLAERASQAAANAAAAKKAEEEAEAAEKARKEKERASRSSRSSSRRMSTTEKAINSATRSMASSIGRQIGNALLRGILGSMKRG
- a CDS encoding Do family serine endopeptidase, with the protein product MLKEFRPVRYAYGIAGALLLGGTAFSMTTGNALGSNAANSNQIVPVAGAPTSFADLAERLSPAVVNISTTQRIAVRRQSDPFQDFFRRFGAPQQQQEGDEEERTQETGSLGSGFIISPDGYIVTNNHLIQSRTEARGTVDEVIVTLTDRTEYQARIVGRDIDSDLALLKIDGANLPYVDWGNSENVRVGDWVIAIGNPLGLDGTVTAGIVSAIQRGVPQDASGNTGRNRYIQTDASINRGNSGGPMFDMAGNVVGVNSALISPNGANIGIGLAIPADQARPIIEALRRGERPQRGYLGVQLQPIDEDIAASLGMDSEDGELVREVQSGTPAQAAGLRQGDVILSINGQTITPRESVSYISSRLTPGARVPIVIIRDGRRQTIQLTVGERPSDEELAQQIGTEDDDQTGGMMDEENAETIEIGLGVETLTPRIKNALRLPDDVQGVIINRVDRRSDAAEKGLRRGDIILSVNRQEVTTPAEFEATIVAARDAGRSSVLMLIKRGNSPAAFIGIRITD
- the hflC gene encoding protease modulator HflC is translated as MSALFRRHPMIVLILGFFILATLLTSVRFVDETQQGIKVRLGAPVATINKFRAEDNFGDDGAGVAVKLPFVEEFVMIDKRVRDLDMVPQQVLSTDQLRLQVDAFARYRIVDPLRLYVAAGNVESFESALEPVLGSQLRNELGKRPFASLLSPEREGVMENIRAGLDRVARQYGAEIVDVRIKKADLPDGTPLQSAYTRMRTAREQEARAIRAQGDKQARIIRAEADAEAARTYAAAFNKDADFYDFYRAMQSYRTTFVAPGVEAKDKGETSIVLSPDNEYLKEFTGN
- the hflK gene encoding FtsH protease activity modulator HflK codes for the protein MSIFSWGQKWGLFSDNKGPWGSGPKGGGNDGGKGDEPAKGPWKGQPQPGGRPSNVSSLDDWLNKNRGRFGGGGKGGGGAQLPDLPNGNVFLWGFVILALLWIGFTSTHRIAPAERGVVVQMGRYQNTLMPGLQFTLPAPFASVTKVNVEEIHEINLGAGEDETQMLTGDENIIDIEYQVRWNIRDPEQFEFEIANQEETIRQVAESAMRQVIAQSSLQDAIGDGRSEIESAVQLVMQETLDGYEAGVRIQGVAIKQADPPAEVNDAFKEVTAAQQDAQSYINQARAYALQVTAQAQGEAEAFDKVYEEYRRAPQVTKRRIYYETMESVLQGVDKTVIEAPGVTPYLPLPEVNRRARQTPSEGAQQ
- a CDS encoding Mrp/NBP35 family ATP-binding protein, translating into MNDETAPLHLLDSHPDGGRIRSRRFKDGAAMLVVEASGLDAEGREALEARLREAALAIPEVNSVQVAMSVSKPQRTLIAIGSGKGGVGKSTLTANLAVAMARMGRKVGVIDADIYGPSQPTLLGAKDKPKARDKQLIPVEAQGLKLLSVGQLVAEGQALAWRGPMAAGALNQLVEGDWGDCEILLIDLPPGTGDVQLSLVQKARPDGAVIVSTPQDLSLIDATRAIDLFGKTGVPVIGLIENMAGYQCPHCGEESDPFGSGGAEASAKSLDVPFLGRLPLSLALREASDAGMPPAAGDGPAAEAFAELAKAVLAGLEKAGA
- a CDS encoding CoA-binding protein; protein product: MPLTSDDEIADLLKETRTIAMVGASDNPARAAYGVMHYLQERGYRVLPVNPRITGEHVHGEYVWRELDQIGVPIDMVDCFVNSSRVGEVVDQAIAAGAKSIWMQLGVIDEAAAERAEAAGLKVVMDRCPKIEIPRLSIPKIED